From one Paeniglutamicibacter psychrophenolicus genomic stretch:
- a CDS encoding ribose-5-phosphate isomerase: MRVHIATDHAGLELSAHLITHLTAKGFEMVDHGPTAYDAEDDYPSFCINAALAVVADRAAGLDSLGIVLGGSGNGEQIAANKVAGIRAALAWNLDTARLAREHNDANVVAVGGRQHSLEEATEIIEAFLAEPFSNVERHIRRIGKIATYETTGEVVA, encoded by the coding sequence ATGCGCGTTCACATTGCCACCGACCACGCAGGCCTCGAGCTCAGCGCCCACCTGATCACCCACCTCACCGCCAAGGGCTTCGAGATGGTTGACCACGGGCCCACCGCCTACGACGCCGAGGACGACTACCCCTCGTTCTGCATCAACGCAGCCCTGGCCGTGGTCGCCGACCGCGCCGCCGGACTGGACTCGCTGGGCATCGTGCTGGGCGGATCGGGCAACGGCGAGCAGATCGCCGCGAACAAGGTTGCCGGCATCCGCGCCGCGCTGGCCTGGAACCTGGACACCGCACGCCTGGCCCGCGAGCACAACGACGCCAACGTCGTGGCCGTGGGCGGCCGCCAGCATTCGCTGGAAGAAGCCACCGAAATCATCGAGGCGTTCCTGGCCGAGCCGTTCTCCAACGTCGAACGCCACATCCGCCGCATCGGCAAGATCGCCACCTACGAGACCACCGGGGAGGTCGTGGCCTAG